The proteins below come from a single Serratia ficaria genomic window:
- the hdfR gene encoding HTH-type transcriptional regulator HdfR, which produces MDTELLKTFLEVSRTRHFGRAAESLYLTQSAVSFRIRQLENQLGANLFTRHRNNIRLTPAGERLLPYAESLMNTWQLAKKEVVRSLQHTELSIGATASLWEAYLTPWLQSLYQQREALQLEARVALRHSLVKQLHERQLDLLITTEPPKMDELASQLLGNFSLRLFSSRRRDKQAPMPYIKLEWGADFHQQESRMLEGDSVPVLTTTSAHLTRQLLETTGGCAFLPSQWEKDYPLLIAATETPPIVRPLYAVWLQNSDQQPLIRQLLKIPLNTAA; this is translated from the coding sequence GTGGATACCGAATTACTGAAAACCTTTTTGGAGGTCAGTAGAACGCGTCACTTTGGCCGAGCCGCAGAATCCTTGTACTTAACGCAGTCCGCGGTCAGTTTCCGCATCCGTCAGTTGGAAAACCAGCTGGGCGCAAATTTATTCACCCGCCACCGCAACAATATCCGCCTGACGCCGGCCGGAGAGCGGCTTCTGCCCTATGCCGAGAGCCTGATGAACACCTGGCAGCTGGCGAAAAAAGAGGTGGTGCGATCGCTGCAGCACACCGAGCTCTCTATCGGCGCCACCGCCTCGCTGTGGGAAGCCTATCTGACCCCCTGGCTGCAATCGCTCTATCAGCAGCGCGAGGCGCTGCAGCTGGAGGCGCGGGTGGCGCTAAGGCACTCTTTGGTAAAGCAGCTGCACGAAAGGCAGCTCGATTTGCTCATCACCACCGAGCCGCCAAAGATGGACGAGCTGGCCAGCCAGCTGTTGGGCAATTTCTCGCTGCGTCTGTTTTCATCCCGCCGCCGCGACAAGCAGGCGCCGATGCCGTACATCAAGCTGGAATGGGGCGCCGATTTTCACCAACAGGAGAGCCGCATGCTGGAAGGCGACAGCGTGCCGGTGCTCACCACCACCTCGGCGCACCTGACCCGTCAGCTGCTGGAAACCACCGGCGGCTGCGCCTTTCTGCCCAGCCAGTGGGAAAAAGACTACCCGCTGCTGATCGCCGCCACCGAGACGCCGCCGATCGTGCGCCCGCTGTATGCGGTCTGGCTGCAGAACAGCGATCAGCAGCCGTTGATCCGGCAATTGCTGAAAATACCTTTAAATACCGCAGCCTGA
- the yjfF gene encoding galactofuranose ABC transporter, permease protein YjfF, translating to MIKRNLPLLITLAVFLLGYAFCLAQFPAFASTRVWCDLLTDNAFLGIVAVGMTFVILSGGIDLSVGSVIAFTGVLLAKLIGSYGMAPGYAFIIALLMGASFGALMGWIIDVLKLPAFIITLAGMFFVRGMSFIVSEESIPIDHPLYASLANYAWKLPGGGRFTLLALVMLTVVAAGILLAHRTRFGHNVYAIGGNRVSAALMGVPVQRTTVLIYMLSSTLAALSGIVFSLYTSAGYALAASGVELDAIAAVVIGGTLLTGGVGTVLGTLFGVLIQGLIQSYITFDGTLSSWWTKIVIGILLFCFIGLQKAMSAFWLNRRAKPRHPRLKPL from the coding sequence ATGATCAAACGTAATCTGCCGCTGTTGATCACCCTGGCGGTATTTTTGCTGGGCTACGCGTTTTGCCTTGCTCAGTTCCCCGCCTTCGCCTCCACGCGGGTATGGTGTGATTTGCTGACCGATAATGCGTTTCTCGGCATTGTGGCGGTGGGGATGACTTTTGTGATCCTGTCCGGCGGCATCGATTTGTCGGTCGGTTCGGTGATCGCCTTCACCGGCGTGTTGCTGGCCAAACTGATCGGCAGTTACGGCATGGCACCGGGCTATGCGTTCATCATCGCGCTGCTGATGGGAGCATCATTCGGTGCGCTGATGGGCTGGATCATCGACGTGCTGAAGCTGCCGGCGTTCATCATCACGCTGGCCGGCATGTTCTTCGTGCGGGGTATGAGTTTTATCGTTTCCGAGGAGTCGATTCCCATCGATCACCCGCTGTACGCCAGCCTGGCCAACTACGCCTGGAAACTGCCGGGCGGCGGACGCTTCACGCTGCTGGCGTTGGTGATGTTGACGGTGGTGGCGGCTGGCATCCTGTTGGCGCACCGCACCCGCTTTGGCCACAACGTCTACGCCATTGGCGGCAACCGGGTGTCGGCGGCGCTGATGGGCGTGCCGGTACAACGCACCACCGTATTGATTTACATGTTATCCAGTACGCTGGCGGCGCTGTCCGGCATTGTTTTCTCGCTGTATACGTCGGCGGGCTATGCGCTGGCGGCCAGCGGCGTAGAGTTGGACGCCATCGCCGCGGTGGTGATTGGCGGCACTCTGTTGACCGGCGGCGTCGGCACCGTGCTGGGCACGCTGTTCGGCGTGCTGATCCAGGGCCTGATCCAGAGCTACATCACCTTCGACGGCACCCTCAGCTCCTGGTGGACCAAAATCGTCATCGGCATCCTGCTGTTCTGTTTTATCGGCCTTCAGAAGGCGATGAGCGCATTTTGGCTGAACAGGCGAGCCAAACCCCGCCATCCGCGTCTGAAGCCGTTATAG
- the ytfT gene encoding galactofuranose ABC transporter, ATP-binding protein YtfT, translating into MTGEPRKIRWAFPAGATQLGALAAILLIDSLVAPNFFSVHIQDGRLFGSLIDILNRGAPVALLALGMTLVIATGGIDLSVGAVMAIAGATAAMLTSAGYPLAYVLAAALAAGALCGLWNGFLVAVLQIQPIVATLMLMVAGRGVAQLITEGQIVTFEREGLAQLGSGALMYLPVPAIVAALSLLLLWLLTRKTALGLFIEAVGINLRSARNAGVSTRWVVMSVYVICGLCAAVAGIIVTADIRGADANNAGLWLELDAILAVVIGGGSLLGGRFNLLLSVVGALIIQGMNTGILLSGYRPEFNLVLKAVVVLAVLMVQSPSVSLRRLLRRRKS; encoded by the coding sequence ATGACCGGTGAACCGCGCAAAATCAGGTGGGCATTTCCCGCCGGGGCGACGCAGCTGGGGGCGTTGGCGGCAATTTTGCTGATCGACAGCCTGGTGGCGCCAAATTTTTTCTCTGTGCATATTCAGGACGGAAGGCTGTTCGGCAGCCTGATCGATATCCTCAACCGCGGCGCCCCGGTGGCGCTGCTGGCGCTGGGCATGACGTTGGTGATCGCGACCGGCGGCATCGATCTTTCGGTGGGCGCGGTGATGGCGATAGCCGGCGCCACGGCGGCGATGCTGACCAGCGCCGGTTATCCGCTGGCCTATGTGCTGGCTGCGGCGTTGGCCGCCGGGGCGCTGTGCGGCTTGTGGAACGGTTTTCTGGTGGCGGTGCTGCAGATACAGCCGATCGTCGCCACCCTGATGCTGATGGTCGCCGGCCGCGGCGTTGCGCAGCTGATCACCGAAGGGCAGATAGTGACCTTCGAGCGGGAAGGCTTGGCGCAGCTGGGCAGCGGCGCATTAATGTATCTGCCGGTACCGGCGATCGTCGCCGCGCTGTCGCTGTTGCTGCTCTGGCTGTTGACGCGCAAGACCGCTCTGGGGCTGTTTATCGAAGCGGTGGGCATCAACCTGCGTTCCGCCCGCAATGCGGGAGTGAGTACTCGCTGGGTGGTGATGTCGGTGTACGTGATCTGCGGCCTGTGCGCCGCGGTGGCCGGGATTATCGTGACGGCGGACATCCGCGGGGCGGACGCCAACAATGCCGGCCTGTGGCTGGAACTGGACGCCATCCTGGCGGTGGTGATTGGCGGCGGTTCGCTGCTGGGCGGCCGGTTTAACCTGCTGCTGTCGGTGGTGGGGGCGCTGATTATTCAGGGGATGAACACCGGCATCCTGCTGTCCGGCTATCGTCCCGAATTCAATTTGGTGCTGAAAGCGGTGGTGGTGTTGGCGGTGCTGATGGTGCAATCGCCGAGCGTATCGCTGCGCCGGCTGCTGCGGAGACGCAAATCATGA
- the ytfR gene encoding galactofuranose ABC transporter, ATP-binding protein YtfR gives MVASQTHLLAINGLSVEFPGVKALDQVDFTLQSGEVVALLGENGAGKSTLIKALTGVYSRSAGEILLEGRAIAPQSTAQAQALGIGTVYQEVNLLANISVAANLFIGREPTRFGLVDQRTMLRRASELLQGYGLQLDVSQPLGNYSIAIQQIVAIARAVDLSARVLILDEPTASLDAKEVGMLLDILRQLRSQGLGMIFVTHFLDQVYRISDRITVLRNGKLVGTRAAAELPRLELVQMMLGHAFDESLLKRGERRASTAAPLVEFNGYGRRGTVEPFELAVRPGEIVGLAGLLGSGRTETAQLIFGVRARDSGEAKVAGKAVNIRTPRKAASLGFGYCPEDRKTDGIIGAATVRENIILALQAQRGWLRPLPLREQTRIADDFIRLLGIRTPGAEQQIQYLSGGNQQKVLLSRWLATKPRFLILDEPTRGIDVGAHAEIIRLVEKLCEEGLALLVISSELEELAGYADRIVVLRDRRHVAQLEHDAITVPAIMQAIAVQQGAG, from the coding sequence ATGGTTGCATCTCAGACTCACCTACTGGCGATTAACGGATTATCCGTCGAATTCCCCGGTGTCAAAGCGCTGGATCAGGTCGATTTCACGCTGCAGAGCGGGGAAGTGGTGGCGCTGTTGGGGGAAAACGGCGCGGGGAAATCCACGCTGATCAAAGCGCTGACCGGCGTTTACTCGCGGTCCGCCGGCGAGATCCTGCTGGAGGGGCGCGCTATCGCACCGCAGAGTACGGCACAGGCGCAGGCGTTAGGCATAGGGACGGTTTACCAGGAGGTGAACCTGCTGGCGAATATTTCGGTCGCCGCCAACCTGTTCATCGGCCGCGAGCCGACCCGCTTTGGGCTGGTCGATCAGCGCACCATGCTGCGCCGCGCCAGTGAGCTGTTGCAAGGCTATGGCCTGCAGCTGGATGTCAGCCAGCCGTTGGGCAATTACTCGATCGCCATTCAGCAAATCGTGGCTATCGCCCGGGCGGTGGATCTGTCCGCCAGGGTGCTGATCCTGGACGAACCCACCGCCAGCCTGGATGCCAAAGAGGTCGGCATGCTGCTGGATATTCTCCGTCAGCTGCGATCTCAAGGGCTGGGCATGATCTTTGTGACTCACTTTCTCGATCAGGTTTATCGCATCAGCGATCGCATCACCGTGCTGCGCAACGGCAAGCTGGTCGGCACGCGTGCGGCTGCCGAGCTGCCGCGGCTGGAGCTGGTGCAGATGATGCTGGGGCACGCGTTCGATGAATCCTTGCTCAAGCGCGGTGAGCGCCGGGCGTCAACGGCGGCGCCGCTGGTTGAATTCAACGGCTATGGCCGTCGCGGTACGGTAGAACCCTTCGAGTTGGCGGTCAGGCCGGGCGAGATTGTTGGCCTGGCGGGTCTGTTGGGGTCGGGGCGTACCGAAACGGCCCAACTGATATTTGGCGTCAGGGCCCGGGATAGCGGCGAGGCGAAAGTGGCCGGCAAGGCGGTGAATATCCGTACGCCGCGTAAAGCGGCCAGCCTGGGTTTCGGCTATTGCCCGGAGGACCGTAAAACCGACGGCATCATTGGGGCGGCGACGGTGCGGGAAAATATTATTCTGGCGCTGCAGGCCCAGCGCGGCTGGCTGCGGCCGCTGCCGCTGCGGGAGCAAACGCGCATCGCCGACGATTTCATCCGGCTGTTGGGCATCCGTACGCCGGGGGCGGAGCAGCAGATCCAATATCTTTCCGGCGGCAATCAACAGAAGGTGCTGCTGTCCCGCTGGCTGGCGACCAAACCGCGTTTTCTGATCCTCGACGAGCCGACGCGCGGCATTGACGTCGGCGCGCACGCGGAGATTATCCGGTTGGTCGAGAAACTGTGTGAAGAAGGGCTGGCGCTGCTGGTGATCTCTTCCGAGCTGGAGGAGCTGGCAGGCTATGCCGATCGCATTGTGGTGCTGCGCGACAGACGACATGTGGCGCAGTTGGAACATGACGCCATCACGGTGCCGGCGATTATGCAGGCTATTGCCGTGCAACAGGGGGCAGGATGA
- the ytfQ gene encoding galactofuranose ABC transporter, galactofuranose-binding protein YtfQ has translation MIKRLLLAAAVAGAFINTAQAAPLIVGFSQIGSESGWRSAETKVSKQEAEKRGITLKIADAQQKQENQIKAVRSFIAQGVDAIFIAPVVATGWTPVLQEAKEAKIPVFLLDRMIEVNDPSLYTAAVASDSVHEGKVAGEWLVKEVAGKPCNVVELQGTVGASVAINRKKGFSDGIASAANVKIIRSQSGDFTRSKGKEVMESFIKAEQNGKNICAVYAHNDDMAIGAIQAIKEAGLKPGSQIKIVSIDGVPDIFKAMINGEANATVELTPNMAGPAFDALLAMKKEGTSPPKFIQTESKLLQPDTAKQEFELKKSMGY, from the coding sequence ATGATCAAACGTTTGCTGTTAGCAGCCGCCGTCGCTGGCGCATTTATCAATACGGCTCAGGCCGCACCGCTGATCGTCGGCTTCTCTCAGATTGGCTCAGAGTCGGGCTGGCGCTCGGCGGAAACCAAAGTGTCCAAACAGGAGGCCGAAAAGCGCGGAATTACGCTGAAAATTGCCGACGCTCAGCAGAAACAGGAAAATCAGATCAAAGCGGTAAGGTCATTTATCGCCCAAGGGGTGGACGCTATTTTCATCGCCCCGGTCGTCGCAACCGGTTGGACGCCGGTGCTGCAGGAAGCCAAAGAGGCAAAAATTCCGGTGTTCCTGCTGGACCGCATGATCGAAGTGAACGACCCCTCGTTGTATACCGCCGCAGTGGCCTCCGACAGCGTCCATGAGGGTAAGGTGGCGGGGGAATGGCTGGTGAAGGAGGTGGCCGGCAAGCCGTGTAACGTGGTGGAACTGCAGGGCACGGTTGGCGCCAGCGTTGCGATTAACCGCAAGAAAGGTTTCTCCGACGGCATCGCTTCCGCCGCCAACGTCAAGATTATCCGCTCGCAGTCCGGTGATTTTACCCGCAGCAAGGGCAAAGAGGTGATGGAGAGCTTCATCAAGGCCGAGCAAAACGGCAAGAACATTTGCGCCGTCTATGCGCATAACGACGATATGGCGATCGGCGCCATTCAGGCGATTAAGGAAGCGGGGCTAAAACCCGGTTCCCAAATAAAAATCGTCTCTATCGACGGCGTGCCCGATATCTTCAAGGCGATGATCAACGGCGAAGCCAACGCTACGGTCGAGCTGACGCCGAACATGGCGGGCCCGGCGTTTGATGCGCTGTTGGCGATGAAAAAAGAGGGGACATCGCCGCCGAAGTTCATTCAGACCGAGTCGAAACTGCTGCAGCCGGATACCGCCAAGCAGGAGTTCGAACTGAAGAAAAGCATGGGTTATTGA